Proteins encoded by one window of Thermobaculum terrenum ATCC BAA-798:
- the ybeY gene encoding rRNA maturation RNase YbeY, with amino-acid sequence MSNSNQKYSVDITVSSDQLSRFIPYVQRAICVALREEEVPEGHSVSILLTDDDQIAKLHLEHMGIEGPTDVMSWPSSDFERENFHFLGDIAVSCETAEAQARDQGHPVETEVSVLAVHGLLHLLGWDDQTPQEREEMQKRVDYIVSKALSTFTNSDNLSSST; translated from the coding sequence GTGTCCAATAGTAACCAGAAATACTCTGTTGATATCACTGTAAGCTCTGATCAATTATCTCGCTTTATCCCGTATGTACAGAGAGCTATATGTGTGGCTCTAAGGGAAGAAGAAGTTCCAGAGGGCCATTCTGTGTCTATATTGTTGACTGATGATGATCAGATCGCGAAGTTGCATCTCGAGCATATGGGAATCGAGGGGCCTACTGATGTGATGTCCTGGCCATCATCGGATTTTGAGAGAGAAAACTTTCATTTTCTAGGCGATATAGCGGTCTCGTGTGAGACCGCGGAGGCACAAGCTAGGGACCAGGGCCATCCTGTTGAGACCGAAGTAAGCGTGTTGGCGGTACATGGATTGCTTCATCTCTTAGGGTGGGATGATCAAACTCCCCAAGAGAGAGAAGAGATGCAGAAGCGTGTAGATTATATAGTATCTAAGGCCCTATCCACATTCACCAACTCTGATAACCTATCATCCTCTACATGA
- a CDS encoding molybdopterin-binding protein, giving the protein MKADILSIGAEILAGEIVDTNAAYIARKLVNLGIELQRVTQVGDNLADIVDALSQARSRSDVIICTGGIGPTPDDLTREAVAQLLGEELSVDPNLESKLRDFFRSRGSNMPSMNIKQATLIPSARPLDNKWGTAPGWWVEKDNKIIVLLPGVPREMYALWEHEVEPRLRDISRQHIVTKTIKTCGLGESTVADMLGTLFSSSNPLLGTYARADGVHVVVRSIGDTREEAEKLAEEVVSKIRIILERYIWAEGDVDLPQLVCKLLSDAKKTLSTHEWASMGLLSKSILTQGANSIFAGGVVGGEQQIPADLLLETSKAVEQSGSLKCLVRLVDLINNDELAKNEVYASSIDALAERSTVSALHLVRSYLSCRG; this is encoded by the coding sequence ATGAAGGCTGACATATTATCTATAGGTGCTGAGATACTGGCAGGAGAAATAGTAGATACCAATGCAGCATATATAGCAAGGAAACTAGTAAACTTAGGTATAGAACTTCAGAGGGTCACTCAAGTTGGAGATAATCTAGCTGATATAGTCGACGCACTCTCACAGGCTCGCTCTAGATCAGACGTTATCATCTGTACTGGTGGCATAGGTCCTACTCCCGACGATCTAACTAGGGAAGCTGTGGCTCAACTATTGGGGGAAGAACTTAGTGTTGATCCAAATCTAGAGTCAAAGCTGCGAGATTTCTTTAGAAGTCGTGGCTCAAATATGCCTTCTATGAATATCAAACAGGCCACTCTCATACCTAGTGCAAGGCCACTTGACAACAAATGGGGAACTGCGCCTGGCTGGTGGGTAGAGAAGGATAATAAGATCATCGTGCTGCTACCTGGGGTGCCTAGAGAGATGTATGCCTTATGGGAGCATGAAGTAGAGCCTAGGCTAAGAGACATATCTCGACAACACATAGTTACAAAGACCATAAAGACTTGCGGGCTCGGAGAATCTACAGTAGCGGACATGCTTGGGACATTATTTAGTTCTAGTAACCCACTTCTAGGGACTTATGCAAGAGCCGATGGTGTTCATGTTGTTGTCAGATCGATTGGAGATACACGAGAGGAGGCAGAGAAACTAGCTGAGGAAGTGGTTTCTAAGATCAGGATCATCCTTGAAAGATATATTTGGGCAGAAGGCGATGTTGATTTGCCCCAATTGGTATGTAAGCTGCTTTCCGACGCCAAGAAGACATTATCTACTCATGAGTGGGCTAGTATGGGACTGTTATCAAAAAGTATTCTAACTCAAGGAGCAAACTCCATATTTGCTGGAGGTGTAGTAGGTGGCGAACAACAAATACCTGCTGACCTACTTCTTGAAACTAGTAAAGCTGTCGAACAGAGTGGTAGCTTGAAATGCCTGGTAAGGCTGGTAGACCTAATCAACAACGATGAATTGGCTAAGAACGAAGTGTATGCCAGCTCTATTGATGCGCTAGCTGAAAGGTCTACTGTGAGTGCCCTACACCTAGTACGCAGTTATCTGTCATGTAGAGGATGA
- a CDS encoding GNAT family N-acetyltransferase, with amino-acid sequence MDTETFIARGQKIYLREFTRADVDEWVNWPPHVDPLFQDYNPPRLSPLERDIWYIEHASRSDMMLFAIADEDGKLIGRLFLRQVDRSKKSAVLGIDLRSDKLDKGYGTDALQTFARYYFEVLGYKVLRLDVAAFNRRAQRVYEKVGFIYTGEHWSSYPPPYFSEVFSEDKYENIRGYFRRTGSGISVKHYDMELTRDRWSERQKYEG; translated from the coding sequence GTGGATACAGAAACATTTATTGCTAGAGGCCAGAAAATATATCTTCGTGAGTTCACCCGCGCTGACGTTGATGAATGGGTTAACTGGCCTCCTCATGTCGATCCTCTATTCCAAGACTATAATCCTCCTCGACTGAGTCCTCTCGAGAGGGATATTTGGTACATAGAACATGCCTCAAGGTCTGATATGATGCTTTTTGCTATTGCAGACGAGGATGGCAAACTCATTGGAAGACTATTTCTAAGGCAGGTAGATCGGTCTAAGAAATCAGCAGTACTAGGTATAGATCTGCGCAGTGACAAGCTAGACAAGGGTTATGGAACTGATGCATTGCAAACCTTCGCCAGATACTATTTTGAGGTATTAGGATACAAAGTGCTTAGGTTGGATGTTGCTGCCTTCAATAGAAGAGCTCAGCGAGTTTATGAAAAAGTGGGTTTTATATATACTGGTGAACACTGGAGCTCGTATCCACCACCATACTTCTCCGAGGTTTTTTCTGAAGATAAGTATGAGAATATTAGAGGATACTTTCGCCGAACAGGCAGCGGTATATCAGTAAAGCACTACGATATGGAATTAACCAGAGACCGTTGGAGTGAAAGGCAAAAGTATGAAGGCTGA
- a CDS encoding NUDIX domain-containing protein, whose protein sequence is MFLWDGNKLYLPLVQRLNDPFKGYWALPGGFVEIDETLRKAAAREAREEIGVVPQDLIEGPAFDDPHRDPRGRVISIPFACLSLLQEVRLQAGSDASKVQIFDLQSIPDELAFDHGDIISTMCICAIDAIRKGLINPEWLSSEDKSKIMLQLQQCGGKSHDGK, encoded by the coding sequence ATGTTTCTTTGGGATGGCAATAAGCTCTACCTACCGCTTGTACAGAGACTAAATGACCCTTTCAAAGGATATTGGGCCCTTCCAGGGGGATTCGTGGAAATAGATGAGACATTACGAAAGGCTGCAGCTCGTGAAGCACGGGAAGAGATAGGAGTCGTGCCTCAAGACCTAATAGAAGGGCCAGCCTTCGACGATCCTCATAGAGATCCCCGAGGAAGGGTGATAAGTATTCCATTTGCTTGTTTGTCGCTGTTACAAGAGGTTAGATTACAGGCTGGATCAGATGCTTCCAAGGTACAAATATTTGATCTGCAATCTATTCCTGACGAGTTGGCATTTGATCACGGGGATATTATCTCTACAATGTGTATCTGTGCTATAGATGCTATTAGAAAGGGACTAATAAACCCTGAATGGCTTTCCAGTGAAGATAAAAGCAAGATTATGTTACAGCTTCAGCAATGCGGAGGCAAGTCTCATGATGGAAAATAG
- a CDS encoding cysteine hydrolase family protein has protein sequence MMENSMTGSTDNERSAFLRWLDEWISSLPKQEIADGQNVAIMVVDMVNGFCKTGNLASDRIGALIKPIKQSLSDAYSVGVRRFIVVEDTHKQDDREFSAFPPHCVKGSGEEETVEEIKSLPFSSEFIYIDKPTLSPAIGTGIDAQITKFINEGVSTFVIMGDCTDLCVYQSSVFLRLFANYLHERQVDVVVPANLVDTYDIRVEDALKIGALPHPGDLMHQLFLYHIALVGCKVVSTVTWGK, from the coding sequence ATGATGGAAAATAGTATGACAGGTTCAACCGATAACGAGCGTTCAGCATTTCTAAGATGGCTAGATGAATGGATTAGTTCTCTGCCTAAGCAGGAGATAGCTGATGGCCAGAATGTAGCGATAATGGTTGTAGATATGGTCAATGGTTTCTGTAAGACCGGTAATCTTGCTAGTGATAGGATAGGAGCTCTTATAAAGCCTATAAAGCAGTCTTTATCTGATGCATATAGCGTTGGTGTAAGGCGTTTTATAGTTGTTGAGGACACACACAAACAAGATGATAGGGAGTTCAGTGCTTTTCCCCCTCACTGTGTGAAGGGTTCTGGTGAGGAAGAGACAGTTGAAGAGATCAAGAGCTTGCCTTTCTCTTCTGAGTTTATCTACATTGATAAACCTACCTTGAGCCCAGCTATAGGTACTGGTATAGACGCCCAAATTACCAAGTTTATCAATGAGGGCGTCAGCACCTTTGTAATTATGGGGGATTGTACTGATCTCTGTGTTTACCAGTCTTCTGTTTTCTTGCGGCTTTTTGCTAATTACCTACATGAGAGGCAGGTGGACGTTGTAGTGCCTGCCAATTTGGTAGATACGTATGATATAAGGGTCGAGGATGCACTGAAGATAGGTGCCTTGCCTCATCCTGGCGATCTTATGCACCAACTATTCCTTTATCATATAGCTCTAGTTGGCTGCAAAGTCGTATCAACAGTTACTTGGGGGAAGTAG
- a CDS encoding nicotinate phosphoribosyltransferase produces MSVFDRKRLPVSTFKLDVERMRQGWYSDKYFLNIVGLLTALAEDGYPVEWSSPTSIGATKGLGANEIGNIEVEMQIFHRRKPYAVVVGVDKALAILRECTGYYDKNGCFVNTFDKLEVEAVHDGEMVPYDGDPSNVVPVMRIRGRYRDFALLETPIVGVLTRGSRVATNVYETLKAANGKTVLFFPARFDAHEVQAADGYAYSIAVQLFNHKYAKDAGISVSTDEQGSWWGGLGGGTIAHAAIASFLGDTAAAMMAFARTRPVDIPRVALVDFHNDCVSDTLQVMRAMFMEFKRCVDEGNYEEAEKFRLYGVRPDTSGSLRDKSVEPLGDPELDLGVVPRLIFNMRNAMDNAWKDWDLPPEWEERAKEWCRQVKIVASGGFTPERIKKFEQLGVPVDIYAVGSWLFNNSKDDGTNTDFTADVVRVRVNGEWIEMAKAGRRPGSNPALERVRPDY; encoded by the coding sequence GTGAGTGTATTTGATCGTAAGCGTTTGCCTGTTTCGACGTTCAAGCTTGATGTTGAACGCATGCGTCAGGGTTGGTATAGCGATAAGTATTTCTTGAATATAGTAGGATTATTGACCGCTCTGGCCGAGGATGGTTATCCAGTAGAGTGGAGCTCCCCTACTTCTATTGGAGCCACTAAGGGGCTTGGGGCTAATGAGATTGGTAACATAGAAGTCGAAATGCAGATATTCCATCGTAGGAAGCCTTATGCTGTCGTGGTGGGAGTAGATAAGGCGCTAGCTATATTAAGAGAGTGTACTGGGTACTATGATAAAAATGGGTGTTTCGTGAACACATTCGATAAATTGGAAGTAGAGGCCGTGCATGACGGCGAAATGGTGCCATATGATGGTGATCCTTCCAATGTTGTGCCCGTAATGCGTATTAGAGGTAGATACAGGGATTTCGCTCTTCTGGAGACACCTATAGTAGGTGTTCTTACTAGGGGATCTAGGGTTGCAACTAATGTCTATGAGACACTCAAGGCAGCTAATGGTAAAACAGTGCTCTTTTTCCCTGCTAGGTTCGATGCCCACGAAGTCCAAGCTGCTGATGGTTACGCATACAGCATAGCTGTACAGTTATTCAATCATAAATACGCTAAAGATGCTGGTATTAGTGTGAGCACTGATGAACAAGGTAGCTGGTGGGGAGGGCTAGGAGGTGGCACTATAGCGCACGCTGCGATAGCTTCCTTTCTTGGTGACACTGCCGCAGCTATGATGGCGTTTGCTCGCACTCGCCCTGTAGACATACCAAGGGTAGCTCTCGTAGACTTTCATAATGACTGTGTTTCCGACACTTTGCAAGTTATGAGAGCTATGTTTATGGAATTCAAGAGATGCGTCGATGAGGGTAATTATGAAGAGGCTGAGAAGTTTAGACTCTATGGTGTCAGACCAGACACATCGGGTTCGCTACGTGATAAAAGTGTAGAACCCCTAGGTGATCCTGAACTTGACCTTGGGGTGGTTCCGAGACTGATATTCAATATGCGTAACGCCATGGATAATGCTTGGAAGGATTGGGACTTACCACCTGAGTGGGAGGAGCGAGCTAAGGAATGGTGCAGACAGGTCAAGATTGTTGCTAGTGGAGGTTTTACACCTGAGAGGATAAAGAAATTTGAGCAGCTTGGAGTGCCTGTAGACATATATGCTGTGGGCTCATGGCTTTTTAATAACTCTAAGGATGATGGTACTAACACTGATTTCACCGCGGACGTCGTCAGGGTGCGCGTGAATGGTGAGTGGATAGAGATGGCTAAGGCTGGCAGAAGACCTGGGAGTAATCCTGCTCTGGAAAGGGTTCGTCCTGATTATTAG
- a CDS encoding bifunctional 5,10-methylenetetrahydrofolate dehydrogenase/5,10-methenyltetrahydrofolate cyclohydrolase gives MVNGPDNILDGKAVAKTIRQQLESQIQAFQTSRGYVPNLAVVLPSEEPDACLYAQNLQKWFQKLGLGCFVHQLSSSITQEDLCAYIRSLCSSADVHGVMIQMPLPDGVSYLSVAEALDPMKDVEGIHPYNFGLLSIGNPQVVPSTPMAAATLIDHYGIDVSGKNVVVIGRSNVVGKPFAQLMLMKHASVSVLHSRSKSIRDYTLNADIVAVAVGRPNTLTADMVREGVIVIDFGINFVNDRLVGDVDFEAVSPLASFITPVPGGIGPLTNLMLASNLIKLALTQP, from the coding sequence ATGGTAAATGGACCTGATAACATACTCGATGGTAAAGCAGTTGCTAAGACTATAAGGCAACAGCTAGAGAGTCAAATCCAAGCTTTCCAGACATCCCGAGGTTATGTTCCCAATCTGGCTGTTGTCTTGCCCTCTGAAGAACCTGATGCTTGTCTTTACGCTCAGAACCTTCAGAAATGGTTTCAGAAGCTTGGTCTGGGATGCTTTGTGCATCAGCTTTCTAGTTCAATAACACAGGAAGACCTGTGTGCATATATTCGTTCTCTTTGTAGTTCAGCGGATGTACATGGCGTCATGATACAGATGCCTCTGCCGGATGGTGTAAGCTATCTCAGCGTGGCAGAGGCTCTAGATCCTATGAAGGATGTCGAAGGAATTCACCCCTATAACTTTGGGCTCCTTTCTATAGGGAACCCTCAAGTTGTTCCGAGTACTCCCATGGCTGCTGCCACTCTGATTGATCACTACGGGATAGATGTTTCAGGAAAGAATGTAGTTGTTATCGGTAGGAGTAATGTAGTAGGGAAGCCCTTTGCTCAGCTAATGCTTATGAAGCATGCCTCAGTTTCCGTGTTACATAGTAGGTCCAAATCGATCAGAGATTATACACTCAATGCTGACATTGTGGCCGTAGCCGTAGGGAGACCCAATACTCTCACTGCAGATATGGTGAGAGAAGGGGTCATAGTTATAGATTTTGGAATAAATTTTGTGAACGATAGACTCGTAGGGGACGTAGATTTTGAGGCGGTTTCTCCATTAGCAAGCTTTATTACTCCTGTGCCTGGTGGTATAGGTCCCCTAACCAACCTGATGCTGGCAAGTAATCTAATCAAGCTAGCGCTTACTCAGCCTTAG
- the nadD gene encoding nicotinate-nucleotide adenylyltransferase — protein sequence MGKIGIMGGTFDPPHIGHLAAAEEVRYRLGLDKILWIPAGIPPHKRDIQVTPPEHRLQMVRLAIEGNNLFELSDIEVKRPEVSYTVHTLETLKQLNPNDSLFFLLGTDEFSSLYRWYMPNKIVYLANLAVMKRAGMGPDIAKVESELPCIKNRYFLVDVPHIPISSTELRDRVRKGEPIRYLVPDKVMEYIYYHKLYVGCSNGGAL from the coding sequence ATGGGAAAGATCGGTATAATGGGTGGCACTTTCGATCCCCCACATATAGGCCATCTAGCAGCAGCCGAGGAGGTCCGGTATAGACTAGGACTGGATAAGATACTCTGGATACCTGCGGGTATTCCTCCACACAAGAGAGACATTCAGGTCACACCTCCTGAGCATCGGCTCCAAATGGTAAGGCTTGCTATAGAAGGAAACAATCTATTTGAGCTCTCCGATATTGAGGTAAAACGCCCAGAAGTGTCTTACACGGTCCATACCCTAGAGACGCTCAAGCAGCTAAACCCGAACGACTCACTCTTCTTCCTTCTTGGGACAGACGAGTTCTCCTCGCTTTATCGTTGGTACATGCCTAATAAGATAGTGTACCTAGCCAACTTAGCTGTGATGAAGCGAGCTGGCATGGGTCCCGATATAGCCAAAGTCGAATCCGAGTTGCCTTGTATTAAAAACAGATACTTTTTAGTAGATGTGCCTCATATACCTATTAGTAGTACAGAGTTAAGAGATAGAGTAAGAAAGGGGGAACCTATAAGATATCTCGTTCCAGATAAGGTTATGGAGTATATCTATTATCACAAGCTCTATGTAGGCTGTAGTAACGGTGGTGCACTCTAA
- a CDS encoding mechanosensitive ion channel family protein, whose translation MIPQVYDLTQQTLTKAADIIGKIAVLLIALIISITIGRYIRDRIVRTGNRALRDPAIVALLSNIAFVSVIILGILTALPLVGVQITAIVTVLGVSGLAVSLALQDILRNFIAGIYILLEKPFNIGDRITIRDQTGNVRTIELRTTVLETDNGTKVIIPNSVLMTDIISNKAASNLLPYLVTIKANREVILQIVEWYPSLANEIPELNLMPKPETRIDLIEDENTTLGLRYWLPKDSLLIGEIAAKIKEHYPQVNINVKVEA comes from the coding sequence GTGATTCCTCAGGTCTACGATCTTACCCAGCAGACCCTAACTAAAGCTGCAGATATTATTGGCAAAATAGCTGTCCTACTGATTGCACTCATAATCTCGATCACGATTGGCAGATATATAAGAGACAGAATAGTCCGTACCGGGAACAGAGCTCTTCGAGATCCTGCAATCGTGGCGTTGCTATCTAACATCGCCTTTGTTTCTGTGATCATCTTAGGCATACTTACCGCCCTACCCTTAGTAGGTGTACAGATCACAGCGATAGTCACCGTGCTTGGTGTTAGCGGTTTAGCCGTCAGCTTGGCTCTACAGGATATACTAAGAAACTTCATAGCAGGTATATACATACTTCTAGAGAAGCCATTCAACATCGGTGACAGAATAACAATAAGGGATCAAACAGGAAACGTACGTACTATAGAATTGAGGACTACCGTATTAGAGACAGATAATGGCACGAAGGTTATAATTCCCAATTCGGTACTGATGACGGACATCATCTCCAATAAGGCAGCCAGTAACCTGCTACCCTATCTGGTTACTATCAAGGCCAATAGAGAAGTCATATTGCAGATCGTAGAGTGGTATCCGTCTCTAGCAAATGAGATTCCAGAGCTGAATCTGATGCCTAAACCCGAGACACGTATAGACCTGATAGAGGATGAAAACACGACTTTAGGTTTGAGATACTGGCTGCCTAAGGACAGCTTATTGATAGGCGAGATCGCAGCTAAAATAAAAGAACACTACCCACAAGTCAACATCAACGTAAAAGTAGAGGCATAA
- the gyrA gene encoding DNA gyrase subunit A, with amino-acid sequence MEIGVVRPVDIDQEMRSSYLDYAMSVIMSRALPDVRDGLKPVQRRTLYAMYQLGLTQSARYRKSAGIVGEVLKLYHPHGDSAVYDTLVRMAQDFTLRYPLVDGQGNFGSVDGDSAAAMRYTEARLTGLAEELLRDIDKDTVDFVPNYDDSEREPVVLPSRIPNLLINGSSGIAVGMATNIPPHNLREICDGLIYLIDHPDATIEDLSKIVQGPDFPTGGIILGREGILSAYGTGKGKIIVRAKAHIEELRGNRSAIIVTELPYQVNKAALIEKIAELVKEERIPSISDIRDESDRNGMRIVIELRREAQPLKVLNQLYKFTPMQTTFGVNSLALVDGTVPRMLTLKQMMRHYIEHRQIVIRRRTEYDLGKARARAHVLEGLMIALSNLDAVINTIRNSRSADAAKTKLMQDFGLTEVQAQAILDMQLRRLAALERQKIEDELKEVRAQIREYESILASPEKVLAIVKSDLQEIRDKYGDERRTKIVEASGDIRDEDLIPNIEVAVSVTDRGYIKRLPPDTYRTQRRGGRGVNGVGVKDSDVVEHLLVCNTMDSVLFFTNKGKVYQIKAHEIPDSSRTSKGLPLVNLINLEPHERVTEVIAVREFKPDRYLTTITKNGKIKRTSLEEYSSVRSNGLIAMSLEEGDELRDVRLLGDNDDILVLTAKGQSIRFPASDVRPTGRQAIGVTAIRLSEGDEVVAMEVVQSGAEILLVTKKGFGKRTSIDEFNRQARAGSGARAIKIDEKTGDLATARMAPEDSEVLIASASGQVVRLKTNTISKQSKAARGVSLMTLKPNDSVTSLAIIANNHKR; translated from the coding sequence ATGGAAATAGGTGTAGTACGTCCTGTTGATATAGATCAAGAGATGCGCTCATCCTACCTTGATTACGCTATGAGCGTAATCATGTCCAGAGCGCTACCCGATGTAAGAGATGGACTGAAGCCGGTACAGCGAAGAACCCTCTACGCCATGTACCAGCTGGGACTCACTCAATCTGCGAGATACAGAAAAAGCGCAGGTATTGTGGGTGAAGTACTGAAGCTATATCACCCACACGGTGATTCAGCAGTATACGACACCTTGGTACGCATGGCTCAGGATTTTACACTTAGATACCCCCTAGTCGATGGTCAAGGTAACTTTGGTTCCGTTGATGGTGACAGCGCAGCTGCTATGCGTTACACCGAGGCAAGACTGACAGGGCTTGCGGAGGAGCTACTGCGTGATATCGACAAAGATACAGTAGACTTTGTTCCAAACTACGATGATAGTGAGAGAGAGCCTGTAGTACTACCTAGCAGGATTCCTAATTTGCTGATCAATGGCTCCTCTGGAATAGCCGTAGGTATGGCAACAAATATCCCGCCGCACAACCTACGCGAGATATGTGATGGTCTTATCTATCTGATCGATCATCCAGATGCCACAATAGAGGATCTATCTAAGATAGTCCAAGGGCCAGATTTTCCTACTGGAGGTATTATTCTCGGCAGGGAGGGCATACTCTCCGCCTATGGCACAGGAAAAGGTAAGATCATAGTAAGAGCCAAGGCACATATTGAAGAGCTGCGAGGCAATCGCTCAGCTATAATCGTCACCGAGCTTCCCTACCAAGTCAATAAGGCAGCTCTAATCGAGAAGATTGCCGAACTGGTCAAGGAAGAACGTATCCCAAGTATCTCTGATATTAGAGATGAGTCTGATCGAAACGGTATGCGGATAGTTATAGAGCTGCGCAGAGAGGCTCAGCCACTGAAGGTGCTCAACCAATTGTATAAGTTCACGCCTATGCAAACGACTTTTGGCGTCAACTCTCTAGCTCTCGTTGACGGAACCGTGCCGCGCATGCTCACATTGAAGCAGATGATGCGGCATTACATAGAGCATCGACAGATAGTTATCAGGCGCAGAACTGAATACGATCTCGGCAAGGCCAGAGCACGAGCACATGTGCTCGAAGGATTAATGATAGCTCTCAGCAATTTAGACGCAGTCATAAATACAATCCGTAACTCCAGAAGTGCCGATGCTGCCAAAACCAAGCTAATGCAGGACTTTGGACTTACCGAGGTCCAGGCTCAAGCAATTCTGGATATGCAATTGAGAAGGTTGGCAGCCCTGGAGAGGCAGAAAATAGAGGACGAGCTCAAAGAAGTAAGAGCCCAAATAAGGGAATATGAGTCGATTCTGGCAAGCCCTGAAAAGGTATTAGCCATAGTCAAGTCTGATCTCCAAGAAATCAGAGATAAATATGGCGATGAACGTCGCACCAAGATAGTAGAAGCTAGCGGAGATATCAGAGACGAGGATCTCATACCAAACATCGAGGTAGCTGTAAGCGTAACCGATAGGGGGTATATTAAGAGACTACCACCTGATACCTATCGCACACAACGTAGAGGCGGTAGAGGCGTCAACGGGGTGGGAGTCAAAGACTCTGATGTAGTAGAGCACCTCCTAGTGTGCAATACCATGGATAGCGTCCTATTCTTCACCAATAAGGGTAAGGTTTACCAAATTAAGGCACATGAGATACCCGATTCGAGTCGAACCTCTAAGGGGCTCCCATTAGTCAACCTAATTAACCTAGAACCACACGAGAGAGTGACTGAGGTAATAGCGGTCAGGGAATTCAAGCCAGATCGCTACCTTACAACTATAACCAAGAATGGAAAGATAAAGAGAACTTCACTAGAGGAGTATTCATCAGTTAGATCCAATGGACTAATCGCAATGTCGTTAGAAGAGGGAGATGAGCTAAGAGATGTTCGACTCCTAGGTGACAACGACGACATACTCGTCCTTACTGCTAAGGGACAATCAATAAGATTCCCAGCCTCTGATGTACGCCCAACTGGAAGACAAGCAATAGGCGTAACCGCTATAAGGTTATCAGAGGGCGATGAAGTAGTTGCTATGGAAGTCGTTCAAAGCGGTGCAGAGATACTCTTAGTAACTAAGAAAGGTTTTGGTAAGCGGACGTCTATAGATGAGTTTAACAGGCAAGCTAGGGCCGGATCAGGAGCTAGAGCTATCAAAATAGATGAGAAGACGGGTGATTTAGCTACCGCCAGGATGGCACCAGAAGATTCTGAAGTTTTGATAGCCTCTGCCAGCGGACAAGTAGTAAGATTAAAGACCAATACTATTAGTAAACAAAGCAAGGCAGCGCGCGGTGTATCTCTAATGACTCTAAAGCCTAATGATAGTGTCACTAGCCTCGCGATTATAGCCAATAACCACAAGAGATAA